From Rudanella lutea DSM 19387, a single genomic window includes:
- a CDS encoding spore photoproduct lyase family protein, with product MPKRVVFTPDALNESFGQQMYERLSGLDLPIEVLKNNRLTGLRGTNDRETYRIAKNTLAIVNAPPSAFRLQPIPPSADWQMNLAEGCPAHCQYCYLAGSLAGPPVVRAYANLPALLVNTASYERHSAVGIGERRGESTSFEVSCYTDVIGIEHLTGSLAECVRYFSERDDAQLRFVTKYNQVDSLLPLEHRGHTRARVSMNAEPIARRLEGGTASVEARLQALRQLALPKQLGGGGYPVGVIIAPIMPIPDWREHYTHLLDSIANALDFGPGMPPADVNVEFISHRFTPGSKAVLQSWYPNTTLDMDEGERAAKRNKFGGVKYVYLPDEMKALKTFFYDEWIRRFPQAPILYWT from the coding sequence ATGCCCAAACGGGTTGTTTTCACACCCGACGCCCTCAATGAGTCGTTTGGCCAGCAGATGTACGAACGCCTGAGCGGTCTCGACCTGCCCATTGAGGTGCTGAAGAATAACCGCCTGACGGGTTTGCGTGGTACCAATGACCGAGAGACATACCGGATTGCTAAAAACACACTCGCCATCGTCAATGCCCCTCCGAGTGCATTCCGGCTACAGCCTATTCCGCCCTCGGCCGATTGGCAGATGAACCTTGCCGAAGGCTGCCCGGCTCACTGTCAGTACTGTTATCTGGCGGGTAGTTTGGCAGGGCCGCCGGTGGTGCGGGCCTATGCTAACTTACCGGCTTTGCTGGTTAATACAGCTTCCTATGAACGCCATTCGGCCGTCGGTATTGGGGAGCGACGGGGCGAATCAACCTCGTTTGAGGTGAGCTGTTATACCGATGTGATCGGGATTGAGCACCTGACGGGGAGCCTCGCCGAATGTGTGCGGTATTTCAGCGAACGCGACGATGCGCAACTGCGGTTTGTGACCAAATACAATCAGGTCGATAGCCTGCTTCCGCTCGAACACCGGGGCCACACACGCGCCCGGGTCAGCATGAATGCCGAACCCATTGCCCGGCGGCTCGAAGGAGGAACAGCCTCGGTCGAAGCCCGGTTGCAGGCGCTTCGCCAGTTGGCCCTACCCAAACAACTGGGCGGGGGCGGCTATCCGGTCGGCGTTATCATTGCCCCGATCATGCCGATTCCCGACTGGCGCGAGCACTACACCCACCTGCTCGATAGTATTGCCAACGCGCTGGATTTTGGGCCCGGTATGCCCCCCGCCGACGTCAACGTGGAGTTTATCAGCCACCGCTTTACGCCCGGCTCCAAAGCCGTGCTTCAAAGCTGGTATCCCAACACTACGCTCGACATGGATGAGGGCGAACGGGCGGCCAAACGCAACAAGTTTGGGGGTGTCAAGTACGTGTACCTGCCCGACGAGATGAAGGCGCTGAAAACGTTTTTCTACGACGAATGGATCCGGCGATTTCCGCAGGCGCCCATTCTGTACTGGACGTAG
- a CDS encoding DoxX family protein: MNDFWLYAMAAMYGFAGIMHFVKPGAFRAIVPSYLPAPGALVFWSGVAEVVLALGLLFTATRSVAAIGIILLLIAVFPANVYMATSDKFGKLPRWLVWGRLSLQGFLIYWAWLYV; this comes from the coding sequence ATGAACGATTTCTGGCTCTACGCTATGGCCGCTATGTATGGCTTTGCGGGCATTATGCACTTTGTAAAACCGGGGGCGTTCAGGGCCATTGTGCCCTCTTACCTGCCTGCGCCCGGTGCTTTGGTGTTCTGGAGCGGGGTGGCCGAGGTCGTGCTTGCTTTGGGGTTACTTTTTACGGCAACCCGGTCGGTGGCGGCTATTGGGATCATTCTATTGTTGATTGCCGTGTTTCCGGCCAACGTCTACATGGCCACCTCCGACAAGTTTGGCAAGCTACCCCGTTGGCTGGTGTGGGGGCGTTTGTCGTTGCAGGGGTTTCTGATCTACTGGGCCTGGCTGTACGTGTAG
- a CDS encoding DUF2851 family protein: MTEAFLYFLWQFQYFDHTALTTTEGESVQVLHPGFRNPNAGPDFLNARLLINDVEWAGNVEAHTRASDWVAHRHGYDRAYDNVILHLVWTDDRPAHDPLRPMTSRPTRSDGSLLPTLELQARTAPDLLNRYTALTASPDQIPCAGQFRAVQPLRITSMLDKALLQRLERKAADVRAIYEATQDWEETVYRLLAINFGFKINADPMAQLSRAVPLKTLLKHRNSLRQVEAMLFGGSGLLDEVAESDGYVDELRREYRFLGAKFGLTDNQLPPHVWKWGRLRPANFPTLRLAQFARLVSNHGSLFSLFVGIDDAPAILKKLQVTPSEYWAGHYRFGVATNKAAPVVGMASATNILINTVAPLLAAYAHHRDRSEYMERAVVLLEQLPAEKNTITDHWETLGLGVRTAFDSQASIELFNAFCTPKKCLSCQIGASLVGAR; the protein is encoded by the coding sequence GTGACCGAAGCGTTTCTTTATTTTCTCTGGCAATTTCAGTATTTCGACCATACTGCCCTGACCACCACCGAGGGAGAATCGGTTCAGGTACTGCACCCCGGTTTCAGAAACCCCAATGCCGGACCCGATTTTCTGAATGCCCGGCTCCTGATCAACGATGTGGAGTGGGCGGGCAATGTAGAGGCCCATACTCGTGCGTCGGATTGGGTGGCGCACCGGCACGGCTACGACCGGGCGTACGACAACGTGATTCTGCACCTCGTCTGGACCGACGACCGCCCGGCCCATGACCCACTTCGACCCATGACCTCGCGGCCTACCCGTAGCGACGGGTCGCTACTGCCGACGCTCGAACTGCAAGCCCGCACCGCCCCCGACCTGCTGAACCGCTACACCGCCCTGACGGCCTCGCCCGATCAGATTCCCTGCGCCGGGCAGTTCCGGGCGGTGCAGCCCCTGCGCATCACCTCCATGCTCGACAAGGCACTGCTGCAACGGCTCGAACGCAAAGCGGCCGATGTTCGGGCTATCTACGAAGCCACGCAGGATTGGGAAGAAACCGTGTACCGGTTACTGGCGATCAATTTCGGATTCAAAATCAATGCCGACCCGATGGCGCAGCTGAGCCGGGCGGTTCCGCTCAAAACGCTGCTCAAACACCGCAACTCCCTTCGGCAGGTAGAGGCTATGCTGTTTGGCGGTAGTGGCCTGCTCGACGAGGTGGCCGAATCGGATGGGTACGTCGACGAGCTCCGGCGTGAGTACCGGTTTCTGGGCGCTAAGTTTGGGTTAACCGACAATCAGTTGCCTCCGCACGTCTGGAAATGGGGGCGCTTGCGACCCGCCAATTTTCCCACGCTCCGGCTGGCGCAGTTTGCCCGTTTGGTGAGCAATCACGGGAGTTTGTTTTCGCTCTTTGTGGGTATCGACGATGCGCCCGCTATCCTGAAAAAACTACAGGTGACCCCCTCCGAATACTGGGCGGGTCATTACCGGTTTGGAGTAGCTACCAACAAAGCGGCCCCGGTGGTGGGCATGGCTTCTGCCACGAATATCCTGATCAACACGGTGGCCCCGTTGCTGGCGGCCTACGCCCATCACCGCGACCGGTCGGAGTACATGGAGCGGGCTGTTGTGCTTCTCGAACAGTTGCCCGCCGAAAAAAACACCATCACCGACCATTGGGAAACGCTGGGGCTGGGTGTTCGAACGGCCTTCGACTCGCAGGCTTCTATCGAGTTGTTCAACGCCTTTTGTACGCCCAAGAAATGCCTTAGCTGCCAGATTGGGGCCAGTTTGGTGGGTGCCCGGTAA
- a CDS encoding acyltransferase family protein codes for MISTSTNPPASGRLLSLDAFRGLTVAAMIMVNNAGDWTHIYAPLGHAEWNGWTPTDLIFPFFLFIVGVSITFALGGIKQKGDTGDATRKIVRRGLTLFALGLFLNFFPKFDPTNVRILGVLQRIGIVYIVCSFVFLRTDVRGQRLLAGALLLGYYLLMTLVPVPGVGYPNLEPTTNLSAWLDNLVLTPAHVYKSTKVWDPEGILSTLPAIATGLLGVLTGTWLRGNRPVAEKIAWLFSAGVLLTIAGLFADAFFPINKKIWTSSFVLLTGGLAMLGLATCYWLIDVVGPERPLYRRLSLPFVAYGVNAITVFFLSGLIPRIMNLVKVPGPDGGEVGLIEYLYRSFIAPFFSNPYNASLAGALTFVVIWGVILWIMYRRNIIVKV; via the coding sequence ATGATCAGTACCTCTACTAACCCACCTGCTTCGGGTCGTTTGCTTTCATTAGATGCCTTTCGGGGCCTCACCGTAGCCGCCATGATTATGGTGAACAATGCCGGTGACTGGACCCATATTTATGCGCCACTCGGTCATGCCGAATGGAATGGCTGGACACCTACCGATCTTATCTTTCCGTTCTTCCTGTTCATCGTGGGGGTATCCATCACGTTTGCGCTCGGTGGCATAAAACAGAAAGGCGATACGGGCGATGCCACCCGAAAAATTGTTCGGCGCGGTCTGACGTTGTTTGCCCTCGGCCTGTTTCTGAACTTCTTCCCCAAATTCGACCCGACCAACGTACGGATTCTGGGCGTGTTGCAGCGCATCGGTATTGTGTACATCGTGTGTTCGTTTGTGTTTTTGCGGACCGATGTCCGTGGGCAGCGCCTGCTTGCGGGGGCCTTGCTGCTGGGGTATTATCTGCTGATGACGCTGGTGCCCGTGCCGGGTGTAGGCTACCCGAATCTGGAGCCAACCACCAACCTGTCGGCCTGGCTCGATAATCTGGTGCTGACCCCGGCGCACGTCTACAAATCGACCAAGGTCTGGGACCCGGAGGGGATTCTGAGCACCCTGCCCGCCATTGCCACCGGCCTGCTGGGCGTGCTGACCGGCACCTGGTTGCGGGGGAACCGGCCAGTGGCCGAAAAAATTGCGTGGCTGTTTTCGGCGGGTGTGCTGCTTACCATCGCCGGTTTGTTTGCCGACGCCTTTTTCCCGATCAACAAAAAAATCTGGACCAGCTCGTTTGTGTTGCTCACGGGTGGTTTGGCTATGCTCGGGCTGGCTACCTGCTACTGGCTGATCGATGTGGTGGGGCCGGAGCGGCCTTTGTACCGGCGTCTGTCGTTGCCGTTTGTAGCCTACGGGGTCAATGCGATTACGGTCTTTTTTCTGTCGGGGCTTATTCCGCGCATCATGAATCTGGTAAAAGTCCCTGGCCCTGATGGGGGCGAGGTGGGCCTTATTGAGTATCTCTACCGCTCGTTTATCGCGCCGTTTTTCAGCAACCCGTACAACGCATCGCTGGCGGGGGCGCTCACGTTTGTCGTGATCTGGGGCGTCATTCTCTGGATTATGTACCGCCGGAACATTATCGTGAAAGTGTAA
- a CDS encoding SDR family NAD(P)-dependent oxidoreductase, whose translation MRKIVLITGSTAGIGKETAVGIARQPGYLVVLHGRNAARAQAAVQDVKRQSGNEAVEFMLADFSSPTEVRQLATEFARRYSRLDVLINNLSGVAATDQPVSTDGFEMHFARNYLASYRLTYRLLPLLKQTPGARVINTTSVAYGLARPDLNDLQSERVPYRLYAYLNSALFSLYFTLDLARELQPTGITVNAVGRGCEWVQWMARPLRGLLRWFRVGAQGSAPTSVYLATSPDVAAVTGTYFVGQKPRKLLAIGENRANRARLKAQTERILNALD comes from the coding sequence ATGAGAAAAATAGTTCTGATTACCGGCTCAACGGCCGGAATCGGTAAAGAAACGGCTGTGGGTATTGCCCGTCAACCGGGCTATCTGGTTGTTTTGCACGGTCGGAATGCGGCCCGAGCCCAGGCGGCTGTGCAGGATGTGAAGCGGCAAAGTGGCAACGAAGCGGTTGAGTTTATGCTGGCCGATTTTTCGTCGCCCACCGAAGTGCGGCAGTTAGCTACCGAATTCGCCCGACGGTACAGCCGTCTGGATGTGTTAATTAACAACCTCAGCGGAGTAGCCGCTACAGACCAGCCCGTCTCGACGGATGGGTTTGAGATGCATTTTGCCCGGAATTATCTGGCCTCTTATCGGCTCACGTATCGGCTGTTACCGTTGCTGAAGCAAACACCGGGCGCAAGAGTCATCAACACGACATCGGTTGCCTACGGGTTGGCCCGCCCCGACCTGAACGACCTCCAGTCCGAACGGGTGCCGTATCGGCTGTACGCTTATCTCAACAGCGCCCTGTTTAGCCTGTATTTTACGCTTGATCTGGCCCGGGAGTTACAGCCAACGGGCATTACGGTCAATGCGGTAGGGCGGGGTTGTGAATGGGTTCAATGGATGGCGAGACCATTGCGCGGGCTACTGCGTTGGTTTCGGGTTGGCGCCCAGGGAAGCGCGCCAACGAGTGTTTATTTGGCTACTTCGCCCGATGTAGCGGCCGTGACCGGAACCTATTTTGTGGGGCAGAAACCCCGGAAACTGCTGGCTATTGGCGAGAACCGCGCCAACCGCGCTCGGCTCAAAGCCCAAACCGAACGAATCCTTAACGCACTGGATTAG
- a CDS encoding thioredoxin family protein codes for MKKAIWLPFALLLLVASTTWAGNKNPKADEGIRFNSASWAEVLKKAKAENRLIFLDAYASWCGPCKMLQKNVFTQKEVGDYFNKKFINVKIDMERGEGPMLAQRYPLEAYPTLFFINGNGKVVKKAIGYMSPDELLNVAKSVTGKGL; via the coding sequence ATGAAAAAAGCGATTTGGCTACCGTTTGCATTGCTGTTGCTGGTGGCAAGTACTACCTGGGCTGGTAATAAAAACCCCAAAGCCGATGAAGGAATCCGGTTCAACTCGGCGTCGTGGGCCGAAGTCCTGAAAAAAGCGAAAGCCGAAAACCGGCTTATTTTCCTGGATGCCTACGCCAGCTGGTGTGGCCCCTGCAAAATGTTGCAGAAAAACGTGTTTACCCAGAAAGAAGTGGGCGATTACTTCAACAAGAAGTTTATCAACGTAAAAATAGACATGGAGCGGGGCGAAGGGCCGATGCTTGCACAGCGCTATCCGCTCGAAGCATACCCAACCCTGTTTTTCATCAACGGCAACGGCAAAGTGGTAAAAAAGGCCATCGGGTACATGAGCCCCGATGAGCTGCTCAACGTAGCCAAAAGCGTTACGGGTAAAGGCCTGTAA
- a CDS encoding DegT/DnrJ/EryC1/StrS family aminotransferase yields the protein MVDTAALSIPLSAPHLTGTESNRLQTTPADLWPEWVPAFEQALAQRVSSRFALATQSGTAALELALRALGIGPGDTVICPALTFAATANAIRSVGATPVFVGSESISWGLDPDALETALQREQQRPRAIVVVDLYGMPANWPALQAIADRYGLPLVADAAESLGSALHGQACGTLGLLNAVSFNLNKVITTYGGGALLTNAPQLAAKARVVANQGRQTEPPFSVIESGGNYRMGPLSAGLGLDQLPLLSARVQARRAIFERYFAALGQWPGLTFQPERLGAFSNRWLTAVRIDPVQTGITRDALIDRLRCEMVETRPVFMPLHRQPAFAGCNVYGSSETNRIANEGLCLPSGSALTDAQIERVIASVRCALAKNKRPES from the coding sequence ATGGTCGATACCGCAGCGCTGTCTATACCCTTGTCGGCTCCGCATCTGACAGGCACAGAATCAAACCGTCTGCAAACAACCCCGGCCGATCTGTGGCCGGAGTGGGTGCCGGCGTTTGAGCAGGCGTTGGCGCAGAGGGTCAGCTCTCGCTTTGCCCTGGCTACCCAATCCGGAACAGCCGCGCTCGAACTGGCCCTGCGTGCCCTTGGTATTGGGCCGGGCGATACCGTGATCTGCCCCGCGCTGACGTTTGCGGCCACGGCCAATGCGATTCGGAGCGTTGGGGCGACGCCGGTATTTGTTGGCAGTGAGTCCATATCCTGGGGCCTCGACCCCGACGCCCTCGAAACGGCCCTGCAACGCGAGCAGCAGCGGCCCCGGGCCATTGTGGTAGTCGATTTGTACGGGATGCCTGCCAACTGGCCCGCGTTGCAGGCGATAGCCGACCGGTATGGTCTGCCATTGGTGGCCGACGCGGCCGAGTCGCTGGGATCGGCGCTACATGGACAGGCTTGCGGAACGTTGGGGCTACTCAATGCCGTTTCGTTCAACCTCAACAAAGTGATTACTACATATGGGGGCGGGGCATTGCTCACCAACGCACCACAACTGGCCGCCAAAGCCCGCGTAGTAGCCAATCAGGGTCGCCAAACCGAACCTCCCTTTAGCGTGATCGAGTCGGGTGGCAACTACCGCATGGGGCCGCTCAGTGCTGGTTTGGGCCTGGATCAATTGCCGTTATTGTCGGCAAGGGTGCAGGCCCGGCGGGCTATTTTTGAGCGGTATTTTGCTGCCTTAGGTCAGTGGCCGGGCTTAACATTTCAGCCCGAGCGGTTGGGGGCTTTCTCAAATCGCTGGTTAACGGCCGTGCGGATTGATCCGGTACAGACGGGCATAACCCGCGATGCACTCATCGACAGGCTCCGGTGCGAAATGGTCGAAACCCGGCCGGTATTCATGCCGTTGCATCGTCAGCCGGCGTTTGCGGGCTGTAACGTTTACGGTAGCTCTGAAACAAACAGAATAGCCAACGAGGGGCTCTGCTTACCGTCGGGCTCCGCCCTGACCGATGCCCAGATTGAACGGGTTATTGCCAGTGTACGGTGCGCTCTGGCAAAAAATAAACGCCCTGAATCGTGA
- a CDS encoding acetyltransferase has protein sequence MNSPELLLYGAGGHGRVLLSVLKALGYRVAGVFDDDPERRIMGELQVFGRYEATYRPELPLVLAVGDNAVRRELAMAVRHSFATVVHPSAVVDAGAELGAGTVVLHQAVVQTGTTLGQHVIVNTRASVDHDCRLDDFVQIAPGAVLCGGVHVGEGALVAAGAVVVPGVSVGRWAVVGAGAVVTRPVPDGAVMWGNPARLIRQN, from the coding sequence ATGAACTCTCCCGAATTATTGCTGTACGGAGCTGGCGGTCATGGCCGAGTGTTGTTGAGCGTGCTCAAAGCCCTCGGCTACCGGGTAGCCGGTGTGTTCGACGACGACCCGGAGCGCCGGATTATGGGCGAGTTGCAGGTGTTTGGCCGCTATGAGGCTACCTACCGCCCTGAGTTGCCCCTGGTGCTGGCGGTAGGCGATAATGCGGTACGACGGGAATTGGCAATGGCCGTCCGGCATTCGTTTGCGACGGTGGTTCACCCGTCGGCCGTGGTCGATGCGGGGGCTGAGCTGGGTGCCGGTACAGTGGTGTTGCATCAGGCCGTTGTGCAAACCGGGACCACGCTCGGGCAACACGTGATTGTAAACACCCGCGCTTCGGTGGATCATGACTGTCGACTCGACGATTTTGTACAGATCGCACCGGGGGCCGTCCTGTGCGGAGGGGTACATGTAGGTGAGGGAGCCTTGGTTGCGGCCGGGGCGGTGGTGGTGCCGGGGGTATCTGTTGGCCGTTGGGCGGTAGTCGGGGCGGGGGCAGTAGTCACCCGGCCCGTGCCCGATGGCGCCGTTATGTGGGGTAATCCGGCCCGTCTGATTCGCCAAAATTAA
- a CDS encoding sugar transferase yields the protein MYVRCIKPAFDWLVALGALLLLTPVWLVIALALVATTGGSPLFRQARIGYQGRLFYLLKFRSMTNACGPNGMLLPDAERTTPLGYWLRRTSLDELPQLINVLMGQMSLVGPRPLLAQYGPALAGHPRHRLRPGLTGWAQVHGRNALSWNEKFALDSWYVTHCCWRVDCQILWLTLPVLLDTSPPAQPLSSGDNPQTHIP from the coding sequence GTGTACGTTCGTTGCATCAAACCCGCCTTTGACTGGCTGGTGGCTTTGGGAGCCTTGCTGCTGCTTACGCCCGTGTGGCTGGTTATTGCGCTGGCCCTTGTGGCCACAACCGGAGGCTCGCCCCTATTTCGGCAGGCGCGAATCGGTTACCAGGGCCGACTTTTTTATCTGCTTAAGTTTCGGTCGATGACCAACGCTTGCGGACCCAACGGGATGCTGCTCCCCGACGCCGAGCGCACAACCCCGCTGGGTTACTGGCTACGCCGAACGTCGCTTGATGAGCTTCCGCAACTCATCAACGTCCTGATGGGGCAGATGAGCCTCGTGGGGCCGCGCCCGTTACTGGCCCAATACGGCCCTGCCCTGGCCGGTCACCCCCGCCATCGGCTGAGACCCGGCCTCACGGGCTGGGCACAGGTACATGGACGTAATGCACTGAGCTGGAATGAGAAATTTGCGCTCGATAGCTGGTACGTGACCCATTGTTGTTGGCGGGTCGATTGCCAAATCCTTTGGCTGACTCTACCCGTTCTGCTCGACACCTCCCCACCCGCTCAACCGTTGTCATCCGGTGATAATCCCCAAACCCACATTCCCTAA
- a CDS encoding glycosyltransferase family 4 protein — MHILLIHPYFLPEDSAGSGRWNETVRYWTAAGHRVTVLAGSVHYLSGKTFARADDTEQTGQGLHVIRVRMSRWYNRGRMGRLWAYATFFGASLWAGLWRVPGPVDLILATSPPLTVGLTGWLLSRLYRKPLVLELRDLWPDAPVQLGYLHHPLAKKLAYALEAFLYRKATHIVTLTTAFEEVLIGQKGAPRANLSTVTNGADLALTERVLQTVDRRDFRQKQRLEGYFWIIYAGAHGPANGLAVVLDAAEALHLHRVGFLLLGDGPEKPSLQAEAARRGLVNVRFLAALPKPEVIRWIAAADAGLVLMRPTPIFDTMLSAKLPDYLACRKPVLVGIDGLSRRLAEQHAFGRYVDPTKPGQWIDAIRLYLESPDSVTSHGNNGYQYVCAQADRRVLAHRYLTILDRVRSLHQTRL, encoded by the coding sequence ATGCATATCCTTCTGATTCATCCGTACTTTCTGCCCGAGGACTCGGCCGGGAGTGGGCGCTGGAACGAAACCGTGCGGTATTGGACAGCTGCTGGCCACCGGGTGACGGTGCTGGCCGGGTCGGTGCATTACCTGAGTGGAAAAACGTTCGCTCGTGCCGACGACACCGAACAAACGGGGCAGGGCTTGCACGTAATCCGGGTGCGTATGTCGCGCTGGTACAACCGCGGGCGCATGGGGCGTTTGTGGGCCTACGCCACCTTTTTCGGGGCGAGCCTCTGGGCGGGCTTGTGGCGGGTACCGGGTCCGGTTGATCTAATACTGGCGACCTCGCCCCCGCTGACCGTCGGGCTGACGGGCTGGTTACTCAGTCGGTTGTACCGCAAGCCGCTGGTGCTCGAACTGCGCGACCTCTGGCCCGATGCCCCGGTTCAGTTGGGCTACCTACACCACCCGTTGGCCAAAAAACTGGCCTACGCGCTCGAAGCTTTTTTGTACCGAAAGGCAACGCATATAGTCACGCTCACGACGGCGTTTGAAGAGGTTTTGATTGGTCAGAAAGGCGCCCCTCGGGCCAACCTTTCGACAGTAACCAACGGGGCCGATCTGGCCTTGACCGAAAGGGTGTTGCAAACCGTTGACCGGCGGGACTTTCGGCAAAAACAGCGACTGGAGGGCTACTTTTGGATAATCTACGCCGGGGCACACGGCCCTGCCAATGGGTTGGCCGTTGTGCTTGATGCGGCCGAAGCATTACACTTGCACCGGGTCGGGTTTTTGCTGCTCGGCGATGGCCCCGAAAAGCCCAGCCTACAGGCCGAGGCCGCCCGGCGCGGGTTGGTCAACGTCCGGTTTCTGGCGGCCTTGCCTAAGCCTGAGGTGATTCGGTGGATAGCCGCAGCCGATGCCGGGCTCGTACTGATGCGCCCGACCCCAATTTTCGACACTATGCTGTCAGCCAAGCTACCCGATTATCTGGCGTGCCGGAAGCCCGTGCTGGTGGGTATCGACGGCCTGTCGCGTCGGCTGGCCGAACAGCATGCGTTTGGGCGGTACGTGGATCCCACAAAGCCGGGGCAATGGATTGATGCGATTCGTTTGTATCTTGAATCGCCTGATTCGGTTACGAGTCACGGCAACAATGGGTATCAATATGTTTGCGCACAAGCTGACCGCCGGGTTTTGGCGCACCGTTACTTAACTATTCTGGATCGTGTACGTTCGTTGCATCAAACCCGCCTTTGA
- a CDS encoding glycosyltransferase family 4 protein: MAKLLRITTVPESLRTLLKGQLAYMRANGFEVYVASAPDTSAADLEGCPHFALPLTRRITPFQDLWAVWKTYRLLRRLRPDLVHTHTPKAGLVGMVAAWLARVPVRIHTVAGLPLTEKKPLVRMLLRWVEKLTYGCATAVWPNSHGLATYIGQHVYNGPKLRVIGNGSSNGIDTEYFSSTPVLVRRAEALRRQLTIPPEAFVFVFIGRMVRDKGLDELVVAFRSLVYLNRDVRLLFVGDYEERLNPVRSVTKELISTHPHISWVGYQADVRPYLQLADALVLPSYREGLPNVLLQAGCMQRPVIATDIVGCRDVVEPGKTGLLVPPKDPVALRGALRQLLTNPEWGEQMGQNARHRIETLYRQETLWQTLLQAYQDALAAT, encoded by the coding sequence ATGGCTAAACTTCTCCGTATAACTACCGTACCCGAATCGCTCCGTACCCTGCTCAAGGGGCAGCTGGCCTACATGCGCGCCAACGGATTTGAGGTGTACGTAGCGAGTGCGCCCGACACGAGCGCGGCCGATCTGGAAGGGTGCCCGCATTTTGCGTTGCCCCTGACCCGGCGCATCACGCCCTTTCAGGATCTGTGGGCTGTCTGGAAAACGTACCGGCTGTTGCGTCGGCTCCGTCCGGACCTGGTGCACACCCATACCCCCAAAGCCGGTTTGGTGGGTATGGTGGCCGCATGGCTGGCGCGGGTACCGGTGCGCATACATACCGTAGCCGGTCTCCCCCTGACGGAGAAAAAGCCCCTTGTGCGGATGCTGCTACGGTGGGTTGAAAAACTAACCTATGGTTGCGCTACGGCCGTATGGCCCAATTCACATGGCCTGGCCACCTACATTGGGCAGCACGTGTACAACGGCCCGAAACTACGGGTGATTGGCAATGGTAGCAGCAACGGCATTGATACCGAATACTTTTCATCGACGCCTGTGCTGGTCAGGCGGGCCGAGGCCCTGCGTCGGCAGTTGACCATCCCGCCCGAAGCGTTTGTGTTTGTGTTCATCGGTCGAATGGTGCGCGACAAAGGCCTTGATGAGCTGGTTGTGGCGTTTCGGTCGCTGGTGTATCTGAATCGCGATGTGCGGCTTCTGTTTGTGGGCGACTATGAAGAGCGGCTCAACCCCGTTCGTTCGGTTACGAAAGAGTTGATCAGCACGCACCCGCACATCAGTTGGGTGGGGTATCAGGCCGATGTTCGCCCTTACCTGCAACTGGCCGACGCGCTGGTGCTCCCCAGCTACCGCGAGGGGTTGCCCAACGTACTGCTACAGGCGGGTTGTATGCAGCGGCCCGTAATCGCTACTGACATTGTGGGTTGCCGCGATGTGGTGGAGCCCGGTAAAACGGGGCTTCTGGTGCCGCCTAAAGACCCAGTGGCCCTGCGCGGAGCCTTGCGTCAGTTGCTGACTAATCCTGAATGGGGGGAGCAGATGGGGCAGAACGCCCGCCATCGGATTGAAACCCTGTACCGGCAGGAAACCCTTTGGCAAACCCTGTTGCAAGCCTATCAAGATGCCCTGGCAGCGACTTAA